The proteins below are encoded in one region of Corynebacterium sphenisci DSM 44792:
- a CDS encoding dolichyl-phosphate-mannose--protein mannosyltransferase yields the protein MSPEPPTREDPAAAAPAAARPARPGRRGALARLRGRWRRRRRGGAHRLPAAPRGPREPVPLTRLDRVILTVLGLLAALTRLTGLTRPTDHGTPVFDEKHYVPQAWQMLRSTRGTLAGIAGGGIEDNPGFGLVVHPPVAKRVLAIGEWLLGYGPAGWRVMSALAGVAVVLLLVDAARRLTGSRVAMVAAGVLGICDGVLFVGSRVGMLDMIQTLFILAAAWALLVDRDRQARRLADWARGREAAAAAGPAGAAAAADAAFGPRLPWRWWRFAAGVALGLALGVKWSGLYYMAAFGLWSVFTDLADRRRAGAAHPVLGALRRDTLPALGHLVAVPLGTYLMSWRSWFAQETSVYRHLPADQAEPGFAAAAGWPEPIRNFLHYQRGVLEFHASLTTSGGHHHPWESKPWQWLWAGRPMLYYSSEGDCAEGMRCTARQMLFGTPPIWWLLTPVLAWAAWRLIRRLDRRLALPVTGAVASWLPWAVAQDRQMYFFYATALIPFGILAFATAAADLAGWRVRGRRVGLGLVALYLALVVAAFAFWYPILAGLALPEASAGLRFWLPSWR from the coding sequence GTGAGCCCCGAGCCCCCGACCCGCGAGGACCCCGCCGCCGCCGCACCGGCCGCCGCCCGCCCGGCGCGGCCCGGCCGGCGCGGCGCCCTTGCCCGGCTGCGCGGCCGGTGGCGCCGGCGCCGCCGCGGGGGCGCGCACCGGCTGCCCGCCGCCCCCCGGGGCCCCCGGGAGCCGGTGCCGCTGACCCGCCTGGACCGGGTGATCCTCACCGTGCTCGGGCTGCTCGCCGCGCTGACCCGGCTGACCGGGCTGACCCGGCCCACCGACCACGGCACCCCGGTGTTCGACGAGAAGCACTACGTGCCGCAGGCCTGGCAGATGCTGCGCTCCACCCGGGGCACCCTCGCCGGGATCGCCGGCGGCGGCATCGAGGACAACCCCGGATTCGGCCTGGTGGTGCACCCGCCGGTGGCCAAGCGGGTGCTCGCCATCGGGGAATGGCTGCTCGGCTACGGCCCCGCCGGCTGGCGGGTGATGTCCGCCCTGGCCGGGGTGGCGGTGGTGCTGCTGCTGGTCGACGCCGCCCGCCGGCTCACCGGCTCCCGGGTCGCGATGGTCGCCGCCGGGGTGCTCGGCATCTGCGACGGGGTGCTCTTCGTCGGCTCCCGGGTGGGCATGCTGGACATGATCCAGACCCTGTTCATCCTCGCCGCGGCCTGGGCGCTGCTGGTGGACCGGGATCGGCAGGCCCGCCGGCTCGCCGACTGGGCGCGGGGGCGCGAGGCCGCCGCCGCGGCGGGACCGGCCGGCGCGGCCGCCGCCGCCGACGCCGCCTTCGGCCCCCGGCTTCCCTGGCGCTGGTGGCGCTTCGCCGCCGGGGTGGCCCTCGGCCTGGCCCTGGGCGTGAAATGGTCCGGGCTGTACTACATGGCGGCCTTCGGGCTGTGGAGCGTGTTCACCGATCTCGCGGACCGGCGCCGGGCCGGGGCGGCGCACCCGGTGCTCGGCGCCCTGCGCCGGGACACCCTCCCGGCGCTGGGCCACCTGGTGGCGGTGCCGCTGGGGACCTACCTCATGTCCTGGCGCTCCTGGTTCGCCCAGGAGACCTCGGTGTACCGGCACCTGCCCGCCGACCAGGCCGAACCGGGGTTCGCCGCCGCGGCCGGCTGGCCGGAGCCGATCCGCAATTTCCTGCACTACCAGCGCGGGGTGCTGGAGTTCCACGCCTCGCTGACCACCTCCGGGGGCCACCACCACCCCTGGGAGTCGAAGCCCTGGCAGTGGCTGTGGGCGGGCCGGCCGATGCTCTACTACTCCAGCGAGGGCGACTGCGCCGAGGGGATGCGCTGCACCGCCCGGCAGATGCTCTTCGGCACCCCGCCGATCTGGTGGCTGCTCACCCCGGTGCTGGCCTGGGCGGCATGGCGGCTGATCCGGCGCCTGGACCGCCGGCTGGCGCTGCCGGTGACCGGGGCGGTGGCCTCCTGGCTGCCCTGGGCGGTGGCCCAGGACCGGCAGATGTACTTCTTCTACGCCACCGCGCTCATCCCCTTCGGGATCCTGGCCTTCGCCACCGCGGCCGCCGATCTCGCCGGTTGGCGGGTCCGCGGCCGCCGGGTGGGCCTGGGCCTGGTCGCCCTGTACCTGGCCCTGGTGGTGGCCGCCTTCGCCTTCTGGTACCCGATCCTGGCCGGGCTGGCGCTGCCGGAGGCCTCCGCCGGGCTGCGCTTCTGGCTGCCCTCCTGGCGCTGA
- a CDS encoding SDR family NAD(P)-dependent oxidoreductase, which yields MNIIRARRTPPDLRGRVALVVGARGGIGAAVTAALAAAGAEVIAADLPAVPPAPAAPAPGSGRITQVAARAGDAAGAAALVDRVAAAHGRIDLLVHAAGRVSLEPFAERDPGDVADELHLNLHSPLHLISAALPALRAGRLAGAHPTRRGPRRRRPPRAQVVVLCSLGGVMPMPGQAIYAASKFGLRGALLSLAMELRAEGVAVTSVLPGAVDTPMLAAEAAGGGNALQFLGDPATPADVAGRILGAVGAAIAGRPVAEVYPGRVEGLAARVAMLHPPVLPAALTLLEPLGRRGMARYRRRLRARPAPPAG from the coding sequence ATGAACATCATCCGCGCCCGCCGCACCCCACCGGATCTGCGGGGTCGGGTGGCGCTGGTGGTCGGCGCCCGCGGCGGCATCGGCGCCGCGGTGACCGCCGCCCTGGCCGCCGCCGGGGCCGAGGTGATCGCCGCGGATCTGCCGGCGGTCCCGCCGGCCCCGGCCGCGCCGGCCCCCGGGTCGGGCCGGATCACCCAGGTCGCCGCCCGGGCCGGGGACGCCGCCGGGGCCGCGGCCCTGGTGGACCGGGTGGCCGCCGCGCATGGCCGGATCGACCTGCTCGTGCACGCCGCCGGCCGGGTGTCCCTGGAGCCCTTCGCCGAGCGGGATCCGGGGGACGTCGCCGATGAGCTGCACCTGAACCTGCACTCCCCGCTGCACCTCATCTCCGCCGCGCTGCCCGCACTGCGCGCCGGCCGGCTGGCCGGGGCGCACCCGACCCGGCGCGGGCCCCGCCGCCGGCGCCCGCCCCGGGCCCAGGTGGTGGTGCTCTGCTCCCTCGGCGGGGTCATGCCGATGCCCGGCCAGGCGATCTACGCCGCCTCCAAGTTCGGGCTGCGCGGGGCGCTGCTCTCCCTGGCCATGGAGCTGCGCGCCGAGGGGGTGGCGGTGACCTCGGTGCTGCCCGGGGCGGTGGACACCCCGATGCTCGCCGCGGAGGCCGCCGGCGGCGGCAATGCGCTGCAGTTCCTCGGCGACCCGGCCACCCCCGCCGACGTCGCGGGGCGGATCCTGGGCGCGGTGGGCGCCGCGATCGCCGGCCGGCCGGTGGCCGAGGTCTACCCGGGCCGGGTGGAGGGCCTCGCCGCCCGGGTGGCGATGCTGCACCCGCCGGTGCTGCCGGCGGCGCTGACCCTGCTGGAGCCGCTGGGCCGGCGGGGCATGGCCCGGTACCGCCGGCGGCTCCGCGCCCGCCCGGCGCCGCCGGCGGGCTGA
- a CDS encoding zf-HC2 domain-containing protein — MDCEAVRAALSARLDGEDAPGEDDVVDAHLDACADCRGWFEKAVAVNRSLLMGPAAEPPGVDFAELSERILTTVEPQRRRRERAWRLVAGAARGVLIAFGLAYVVWGIGDLVAAGRLLGGAAGAAVEDPGAGYAVDAAALRLALAAGLFWAAWRPQVAAAMAPVYGAAAMFSAGFATRALVLGAADAADLVRLALMFATAGVLTVVWLGGYTPRAIAEAWRAAAGLPVAGVPPRPGAGPGR; from the coding sequence GTGGATTGCGAGGCGGTGCGCGCCGCCCTGTCCGCCCGCCTGGACGGGGAGGACGCCCCCGGCGAGGATGACGTCGTCGACGCCCACCTCGACGCCTGCGCCGACTGCCGCGGCTGGTTCGAGAAGGCCGTGGCGGTGAACCGCTCCCTGCTCATGGGCCCGGCCGCGGAACCGCCCGGGGTGGATTTCGCGGAGCTCTCCGAGCGGATCCTCACCACCGTGGAACCGCAGCGCCGCCGCCGGGAGCGGGCCTGGCGGCTGGTCGCCGGCGCCGCCCGCGGGGTGCTCATCGCCTTCGGCCTGGCCTACGTGGTGTGGGGCATCGGCGATCTCGTCGCCGCGGGGCGGCTGCTCGGCGGGGCCGCCGGCGCCGCCGTGGAGGATCCCGGCGCGGGCTACGCGGTGGACGCGGCGGCGCTGCGCCTGGCCCTGGCCGCGGGGCTGTTCTGGGCGGCGTGGCGGCCGCAGGTGGCCGCGGCGATGGCCCCGGTCTACGGGGCGGCGGCGATGTTCTCCGCCGGCTTCGCCACCCGGGCGCTGGTGCTCGGCGCCGCGGATGCCGCGGATCTGGTGCGGCTGGCGCTGATGTTCGCCACCGCCGGGGTGCTCACCGTGGTGTGGTTGGGCGGCTACACCCCGCGGGCGATCGCCGAGGCGTGGCGGGCCGCCGCCGGGCTGCCGGTCGCCGGGGTGCCGCCCCGGCCCGGGGCCGGCCCGGGCCGCTGA
- the rsmI gene encoding 16S rRNA (cytidine(1402)-2'-O)-methyltransferase: MPDRPARPARPRHPLRPGITLAATPLGNAGDAGERLRDALADADLIAAEDTRRTRALAAALEVPIRARVVSNFDHNEDGRAAELVDAARAGAKVLVVSDAGMPVVSDPGLGVVAAAHAAGVPVTCLPGPSAVTAALALSGLGVGRFIFDGFAPRKAGPRRAWLESLRGERRAVCFFESPHRIAATLADAAEVLGAERRAAVARELTKTHEEVRRGGLGELADWAAGGLRGEITVVLDGAGEAPAADPAELVAAVERRAASGVRLKQACREVLAAHPGSGVRPRELYEEVLRARSGGAGEAPG; this comes from the coding sequence ATGCCCGATCGCCCCGCCCGCCCCGCCCGCCCCCGGCATCCGCTGCGTCCCGGGATCACCCTGGCCGCCACCCCGCTGGGCAATGCCGGCGACGCCGGGGAGCGGCTGCGCGATGCGCTGGCGGATGCGGACCTGATCGCCGCCGAGGACACCCGGCGCACCCGGGCGCTGGCCGCCGCCCTGGAGGTGCCGATCCGCGCCCGGGTGGTGTCCAATTTCGACCACAACGAGGACGGCCGCGCCGCGGAGCTCGTCGACGCGGCCCGGGCCGGGGCGAAGGTGCTGGTGGTCAGCGACGCCGGGATGCCGGTGGTCTCGGACCCGGGCCTGGGCGTGGTCGCCGCCGCGCATGCCGCCGGGGTGCCGGTGACCTGCCTGCCCGGGCCCTCGGCGGTGACCGCGGCGCTGGCGCTGTCCGGGCTGGGGGTGGGCCGGTTCATCTTCGACGGCTTCGCCCCGCGCAAGGCCGGGCCCCGCCGGGCCTGGCTGGAGTCGCTGCGCGGCGAACGCCGGGCGGTGTGCTTCTTCGAGTCCCCGCACCGGATCGCGGCCACCCTCGCCGACGCCGCGGAGGTGCTCGGCGCGGAGCGGCGGGCGGCGGTGGCCCGGGAGCTGACCAAGACCCATGAGGAGGTCCGCCGCGGCGGCCTCGGCGAGCTCGCGGACTGGGCCGCCGGCGGGCTGCGCGGGGAGATCACGGTGGTGCTCGACGGGGCGGGGGAGGCCCCGGCGGCGGATCCGGCGGAGCTGGTCGCCGCCGTGGAGCGGCGGGCCGCGTCCGGGGTGCGGCTGAAGCAGGCCTGCCGGGAGGTCCTCGCCGCCCACCCGGGGTCCGGGGTGCGCCCCCGGGAGCTCTACGAGGAGGTGCTGCGGGCCCGATCCGGCGGCGCCGGGGAGGCTCCCGGATAA
- the glpR gene encoding gephyrin-like molybdotransferase receptor GlpR, translating into MSSSLLLVLIVVVWAFVLAPLVVRNREPIRRTSEALGRTRLLHTGGEPVAARRRPRFSAEEVRRGADAGAEDLEMVHAEVEDPADGVDGLLIDDVDGDPGTPEVIEGELVLELEPAAAEAGDAADAEPAEPARAGGSTAASALLADAPGDAVAEVAEDDAAAEAEVGRLVEDADEPYDDDALVAAGLAPDRGAAPDADAAPESAAEDAGADDPAEPIDDDLAEEFDAELTEEDIAYARSRRGRGGYEPEREDRYAETRHIRRRRSVVGLAALAVVLAGLAGWLGGWLVWAAVAAAVLLVAYLASLRRTVVMERELRERRIRMMKRRRLGVRTSADAELGVPERLLRPGAIVVELDDEDPDFADLPYGHLDDRWGDDRHRVAG; encoded by the coding sequence ATGTCCAGTTCACTTCTCCTTGTGCTCATCGTCGTGGTGTGGGCCTTCGTGCTCGCGCCGCTGGTGGTGCGCAACAGGGAACCGATTCGGCGCACCTCGGAGGCGCTGGGCCGCACCCGGCTGCTGCACACCGGGGGCGAGCCGGTGGCCGCGCGCCGCCGGCCCCGGTTCAGCGCCGAGGAGGTCCGCCGCGGCGCGGACGCCGGGGCCGAGGACCTGGAGATGGTGCACGCCGAGGTCGAGGACCCCGCCGACGGGGTCGACGGGCTGCTCATCGACGACGTCGACGGGGACCCGGGCACCCCGGAGGTGATCGAGGGCGAGCTGGTGCTGGAGCTGGAGCCCGCCGCGGCCGAGGCCGGGGACGCCGCCGATGCGGAGCCCGCGGAACCGGCCCGCGCGGGCGGCTCCACCGCCGCCTCCGCGCTGCTCGCCGATGCGCCCGGCGACGCCGTCGCCGAGGTCGCCGAGGACGATGCCGCCGCCGAGGCGGAGGTGGGCCGGCTGGTCGAGGACGCCGACGAGCCCTATGACGACGACGCCCTGGTCGCCGCCGGCCTCGCCCCCGACCGGGGCGCCGCCCCGGACGCCGACGCGGCCCCGGAATCCGCCGCGGAGGACGCCGGCGCCGACGACCCCGCGGAGCCGATCGACGATGATCTGGCCGAGGAGTTCGACGCCGAGCTCACCGAGGAGGACATCGCCTACGCCCGCTCCCGGCGCGGCCGCGGCGGCTACGAGCCGGAGCGGGAGGACCGCTACGCGGAGACCCGGCACATCCGCCGCCGGCGCAGCGTGGTCGGCCTGGCGGCGCTCGCCGTGGTGCTCGCCGGCCTGGCCGGCTGGCTCGGCGGCTGGCTGGTCTGGGCGGCGGTCGCCGCCGCGGTGCTGCTGGTGGCCTACCTGGCCTCGCTGCGGCGCACCGTGGTCATGGAGCGCGAGCTGCGCGAGCGCCGGATCCGGATGATGAAGCGCCGCCGGCTGGGCGTGCGCACCAGCGCCGATGCGGAGCTGGGGGTGCCGGAGCGGCTGCTGCGGCCCGGCGCCATCGTCGTCGAGCTCGACGACGAGGACCCCGATTTCGCGGACCTGCCCTACGGCCACCTCGACGACCGCTGGGGCGACGACCGGCACCGGGTCGCCGGCTGA
- a CDS encoding DoxX family protein, protein MNRQTSQDVALLILRLGLGIVFVAHGWHKLFFTGPEALGGMFAKSGVPLAEASAWFTAVGELVCGVALLIGLLTRIAAGVLLFIMVGAYVFVHAGTPLVTDEGGAQLVVVIIAALVVPLLMGPGRISLHHLIRSARTPAPAKA, encoded by the coding sequence ATGAACAGGCAAACCTCACAGGACGTGGCCCTCCTCATCCTCCGGCTGGGCCTCGGGATCGTCTTCGTCGCCCACGGGTGGCACAAGCTCTTCTTCACCGGCCCGGAGGCCCTCGGCGGGATGTTCGCCAAGTCCGGGGTGCCGCTGGCGGAGGCCTCCGCGTGGTTCACCGCGGTCGGCGAGCTGGTCTGCGGGGTGGCCCTGCTCATCGGGCTGCTCACCCGGATCGCCGCCGGGGTGCTGCTGTTCATCATGGTGGGCGCCTACGTCTTCGTGCACGCCGGCACCCCGCTGGTCACCGACGAGGGCGGCGCCCAGCTGGTCGTGGTGATCATCGCCGCGCTGGTGGTGCCGCTGCTCATGGGCCCCGGCCGGATCTCCCTGCACCACCTGATCCGCTCCGCGCGCACCCCCGCCCCCGCTAAGGCCTGA
- a CDS encoding GNAT family N-acetyltransferase, with protein MRTERLRVPAGIVRLRPLRRADHPAWRAARAADEAGLRAVEPEARGPWAARHSRRAFRAYLTASRAGVGAGAPPGGVASAAIELDGRFAGQLTLADWRPFPEAECSVGYWVAPAARGGGVATAALALAADHAHAVGVHRVTATVLPDNAASRAVLARCGFRREGLLRASLRVDGRWRDHLLAARLAPGPGEPGAVQSILAAGWAEPVAGDHGGPDDSSVYGLAPG; from the coding sequence ATGCGCACCGAGCGGCTGCGGGTGCCGGCCGGGATCGTGCGGCTGCGCCCGCTGCGCCGCGCCGATCACCCGGCGTGGCGGGCGGCGCGGGCCGCCGACGAGGCAGGCCTGCGCGCCGTGGAGCCGGAGGCCCGCGGGCCCTGGGCGGCCCGGCACTCCCGGCGCGCCTTCCGCGCCTACCTCACCGCCTCCCGGGCCGGGGTCGGCGCGGGCGCCCCGCCCGGCGGGGTGGCCAGCGCCGCCATCGAGCTCGACGGCCGCTTCGCCGGCCAGCTCACCCTCGCCGACTGGCGGCCCTTCCCGGAGGCCGAGTGCAGCGTCGGCTACTGGGTGGCCCCGGCCGCGCGCGGCGGCGGGGTGGCCACCGCGGCGCTGGCCCTGGCCGCCGACCACGCCCATGCGGTGGGGGTGCACCGGGTGACCGCCACGGTGCTGCCGGACAACGCCGCCTCCCGGGCGGTGCTCGCCCGCTGCGGCTTCCGCCGGGAGGGGCTGCTGCGCGCCAGCCTGCGCGTCGACGGGCGCTGGCGGGATCATCTGCTCGCCGCCCGGCTCGCCCCGGGGCCGGGCGAGCCCGGGGCGGTGCAGTCGATCCTCGCCGCCGGGTGGGCCGAGCCGGTCGCCGGGGACCACGGGGGCCCCGATGATTCCTCGGTCTACGGCCTGGCCCCGGGCTGA
- a CDS encoding BCCT family transporter — protein MTDSTPSGAGAPGADPEALAPVATEHMPAPPAEDDSAPIDWKVAGPAGVLLLAVVAWGLIAPESFSGFAGSALDSVVADFGWLFVLAGTVFVFFIIAIAVSKFGHIRLGQDDEEPEFTTPSWIAMMFAAGMGIGLLFYGVAEPLSHYRTPVPGHGEHEVGTALATTMFHWTLHPWSLYAIVGLAIAYGTFRLGRKQLISAAFIPLIGAKRAEGPLGRVIDILAIFATVFGTAASLGIGVLQIAAGLGKTGILANPGTWTLVGIIVVLGAAFLVSALSGVSKGIQYISNFNMVAALILAVFVLIVGPTVAILNTIPTAMGSYLDQFFQMASRTASSANASAGDWLAGWTIFYWAWWVSWSPFVGMFIARISRGRTIREFVFTVVLVPSLVSLVWFAIFGGSAIDLEQAGESIWGDGTAENQLFDLLATMPAGKVAAIIAMVLLATFFITSADSASTVMGTMSQSGRLTAAKPVTAFWGVTTATIAVVLLVSGGEDALNNLQNVTILAASPFLIIIIALMFAIVRGLGDDPMYLDEKEKRRFALKLARERRMAEHEARKNAGRSRGHGRGRAGARD, from the coding sequence ATGACTGACTCGACTCCTTCCGGGGCCGGCGCGCCCGGGGCCGACCCCGAGGCCCTCGCGCCCGTCGCCACCGAGCACATGCCCGCGCCACCGGCCGAGGACGATTCCGCGCCGATCGACTGGAAGGTCGCCGGCCCCGCCGGGGTGCTGCTGCTCGCCGTCGTCGCCTGGGGGCTCATCGCCCCGGAATCCTTCTCCGGCTTCGCCGGCTCCGCGCTGGACTCCGTGGTCGCCGACTTCGGCTGGCTGTTCGTGCTCGCCGGCACCGTGTTCGTCTTCTTCATCATCGCCATCGCGGTGTCCAAGTTCGGGCATATCCGCCTCGGCCAGGACGATGAGGAGCCCGAGTTCACCACGCCCAGCTGGATCGCGATGATGTTCGCCGCCGGGATGGGCATCGGCCTGCTGTTCTACGGCGTCGCCGAACCGCTCAGCCACTACCGCACCCCGGTGCCCGGCCACGGCGAGCACGAGGTGGGCACCGCCCTGGCCACCACCATGTTCCACTGGACGCTGCACCCCTGGTCGCTCTACGCCATCGTGGGCCTGGCGATCGCCTACGGCACCTTCCGGCTGGGCCGCAAGCAGCTCATCTCCGCGGCCTTCATCCCGCTCATCGGCGCCAAGCGCGCCGAGGGCCCGCTGGGCCGGGTGATCGACATCCTGGCCATCTTCGCCACCGTCTTCGGCACCGCCGCCTCCCTGGGCATCGGCGTGCTGCAGATCGCCGCGGGGCTGGGCAAGACCGGGATCCTGGCCAACCCGGGCACCTGGACCCTGGTCGGCATCATCGTCGTCCTCGGCGCCGCCTTCCTGGTCTCCGCCCTGTCCGGGGTGAGCAAGGGCATCCAGTACATCTCCAACTTCAACATGGTCGCCGCGCTCATCCTGGCGGTGTTCGTGCTGATCGTCGGCCCCACCGTGGCCATCCTCAACACCATCCCCACCGCGATGGGCTCCTACCTGGACCAGTTCTTCCAGATGGCCTCGCGCACCGCCAGCTCCGCCAACGCCTCCGCCGGGGACTGGCTGGCCGGCTGGACCATCTTCTACTGGGCCTGGTGGGTGTCCTGGTCGCCCTTCGTGGGCATGTTCATCGCCCGGATCTCCCGGGGCCGGACCATCCGCGAGTTCGTCTTCACCGTGGTGCTGGTGCCCTCCCTGGTCTCCCTGGTCTGGTTCGCCATCTTCGGCGGCTCCGCCATCGACCTGGAGCAGGCCGGCGAGTCCATCTGGGGCGACGGGACCGCGGAGAACCAGCTCTTCGATCTGCTGGCCACCATGCCCGCCGGCAAGGTCGCCGCGATCATCGCGATGGTGCTGCTGGCCACCTTCTTCATCACCTCCGCGGACTCCGCCTCCACGGTGATGGGCACCATGAGCCAGTCCGGCCGGCTCACCGCCGCCAAGCCGGTGACCGCCTTCTGGGGCGTGACCACCGCCACCATCGCCGTGGTGCTGCTGGTCTCCGGCGGCGAGGACGCGCTGAACAACCTGCAGAACGTCACCATCCTCGCCGCCAGCCCCTTCCTGATCATCATCATCGCCCTGATGTTCGCCATCGTGCGCGGCCTCGGCGATGACCCGATGTACCTCGACGAGAAGGAGAAGCGCCGCTTCGCGCTCAAGCTCGCCCGGGAACGCCGGATGGCCGAGCACGAGGCGCGCAAGAACGCCGGGCGGTCCCGCGGCCACGGCCGCGGGCGCGCCGGCGCCCGGGACTAG
- a CDS encoding DoxX family protein, protein MDRPAVRDAALLILRLVLGIIFVAHGFDKVFGVGVDATVGYFVAAGIPQAKLTVWLVAVVEMVCGALLILGLLAPAVAGVLLIEMAGAFWFVHLGHGLFVADGGAELVLALIAGLVVVVAFGAGRASLDRAFTR, encoded by the coding sequence ATGGACCGACCCGCCGTACGCGATGCAGCGCTGCTGATCCTCCGCCTGGTGCTGGGGATCATCTTCGTCGCGCACGGGTTCGACAAGGTCTTCGGCGTCGGCGTGGATGCCACCGTGGGCTACTTCGTCGCCGCCGGGATCCCGCAGGCGAAGCTCACCGTGTGGCTGGTCGCCGTGGTGGAGATGGTCTGCGGGGCGCTGCTCATCCTCGGCCTGCTCGCCCCCGCGGTGGCCGGGGTGCTGCTCATCGAGATGGCCGGCGCCTTCTGGTTCGTGCACCTGGGCCACGGCCTCTTCGTCGCCGACGGCGGCGCCGAGCTGGTGCTCGCCCTCATCGCCGGCCTGGTCGTGGTGGTCGCCTTCGGCGCCGGCCGGGCCAGCCTCGACCGGGCCTTCACCCGGTAG